The Kribbella sp. HUAS MG21 genome includes the window TACACCAGCGCCTCGATCGCCCGCGGGGTCTTCAGGTCGAGGGTGATGTACTGCGGGAGCGGGGCGTGCGGACTCCAGTTCGAGTGCCACATCGTCGAGCAGCTGCCGTCGATCGCGGCCGCCGCGCCGTACGCGGACGAGCCCTGGCTGGTGGCCGTGGCCGTCATCTCGTGCTGCGGCAGGAACTTCAGCGGGCCGAACGGGCCGTCGGCGGGCGGCGGCGTCCCCGGGATCGCGGTCACCCGGCCGAGTGCCGGTGCCTCGAGCAACGGATGGGTGCGCAGGTGGTTCAGGAACACCTCCTGGCCCATCCGCGGCGCCCGGACGAGGTCGCCGTACTGCTGGAAACCCGGATAGCCGTACTGCGCACCGTGCAACGGCATCGCCGCGCTGGTGGTGACCTGGTAGGTCCTGCCGAGCTGCAACGGCTTGCCGTTGACGAGCACCTCGGCCGGATCCACCCGGTCGCCGACCGGCCGGCCCAGGTCGTAGGTGTAGCGGAAGTTCGCCGACGTCGCGAGCGCGGACAGCCGGGTGCAGCCGTACGCCGGTGGGATCCATTGCTGCTCGAGGACGCGTTCGACCGTTGCCCCGGTCATCGAGAGCGTGGTGATCGGCGAGATGCCGGCGACCGGCCACGCGGCGCCGTACGTCACCGTCCCGGCCTTGAGCCCGGCGGCGATCACGTCGACGCCCAGGTCGGCGGGGACGAGGGCGAAGTCGCTGTCGGCCTCGGCGCGGTAGAGGTCCGCGACCAGGTTGCCGGTGCGGCTCTCGGCGGTCTTCGCGAAGTCGAGGTCCCGGTCGAGTTTGGTGAGCGGCTGTTCGCGGCGCGCGGCCCACTTGTCCATCCAGTACTTCACCATCTGCTGGATGCCCGCGTCCGGCGTCAGGTCCTTGGTGACCGCGTGGTTGGTCGCCGTGGTCGCCGAGCGGATCACCTCGCCGGTCGCCGGATCGAGCGACAGGTTCACCTCGCCGAGGATCCGGCCGTGGTTGCTCGCCTCCAGCACCGGCCGCGGTACGCCGTCCGGGTCCGGGATCATGCACTTGAACGCGGTGTGCCAGTGGCCGCCGAGGATCACGTCGACGTCGGGGGAGATCGCCCGCGCGGCGTCGAAGATCGGGCCGGTCGGGTTCTTGCACTCGTCGTACAGCCCGCCCTGCTGACCGCCTTCGTGCATGCTGACCACGATCGCGTTCACGCCTTGCGCCTTGAGTTCGGCCGCGGCCCGGTTCGCTCCCTCGACCAGGCTCTGGAACTCGAACCCGGAGCCCTCGATCGACAACGTCTCGTGCGGCGTGCCCGGGAAGCCCAGCCCGATGAACCCGATCCGCTGCGTGCCGGCCTGCGCGATCCAGTACGGCGGGAGTACCGGCCGCTTGGTCCGCGGATCGACGACGTTCGCCGCGTGGTACGCGTAGTCGGTGCCGTGGAAGCTCTTGCCGGTGGAGTCCTTGAAGCAGCTGTCGAAGCCTGGGGTGCCGTAGCAGGCCCCGGTCGTCATCCGGCGCAGGAACGGGAACTCCCGGTCGAACTCGTGGTTCCCGGCCACGTCGAAGTCCATCCCGAGCGCGTTCAGTACCTCGATGGTCGGCTCGTTCGCGAACGCCTGCGTGTAGTCCGGCCAGCCGCTGAACTGGTCGCCGGAGCCGATCAGGAAGCTGTTCGGCTTGCCGGCCCGGAGCTTGTCGAGATGGGCCTTGAGGTACCCGGCGCCGCCGACCTGCTGGGTGCCGGACGGACCCGCGATCGTCAGGTTCTCGGTCTCGGAGAGGTAGCCGTGCAGATCGGTGAGGCTGAGGACCTGCACGGGGATCGGCGCCGGGCTCGCTGCTGTCGCGGCCGGCAGCGCGGTGGCTCCCACCGCGAGGCCGAGGACGGCGAGAACCGAGCTGATCCGGGACTTTCTGGTCATCGGCTGCTCCTGTCGGTCGGGCGGAACCGCAACGCAACCTACTAAGCGCGGGGCGGGCGCGAACATGTCCGCGGCTGCTGACTTCGTGCACGATCCGGCTGACGCTTTCTTACAAGCGCATGCCGGGCGGGAACCGTACGGTCGGGGGAAGGAAGGAGTTCACGATGACCGGATTCGTAGCAGTGGCCGAGATCGACATCGACGCTCCGGCCGCGCGGGTATGGGACGTACTGACCAGTCCGGACGAGCTGAAGCAGGTCTGGTTCGGCGCCGAGGTGGAGACCGACTGGCAGGTCGGCAGCCCGATCACCTGGACCGGCGAATGGGAGGGCAAGCCCTACCAGGACAAGGGCGAAATCCTGGCGGTAGAGCCGGAACGGCAACTCCGCCTGACCCACTTCAGCCCCCTGACAGGCCAACCCGACACACCGGACAACTACCACACCCTCACCTACACCCTGACCGGCAACACCCACCTGAAACTGGAACAGGACAACAACAACTCCGAAGCCGAGGCCAACCACTCACAGTCCATGTGGCAAACGCAGCTGGAAAAGGCCAAGCAGGCCGCTGAATCGGGTGGATAGCGGGTTGTCCGACCGCCGGCGGGTTACAACGCGTCAGCGGTGAAACAACCCGCCAGCGGCCCGGAGCGTGCGATGGCCCGGCGGATGCGACGGAGGAGGGCGGCGGGGTCCGCCAGGTCGGGCCAGGTGACGCGGACGACCTGGTAGCCGAGGTCGCGGAGGCGGTCTTCGCGCGCCTTCTCCGCGAGTAGCGCACTGGTGCCGCCCTCGCCGTACTTGACGGCTCCGTCGAACTCGACGATCACGCCGTACTGCGCCAACAGGAAGTCGACTCGCGCGACGAAGGTGCCCTGCTCGTCGCGGATCACAGCCTGCAGCAGGGGAGCCGGTAGGCCGAGCTCTGCCAGCATGACTCGTAGCCACGACTCCCCGACGGACTCGGCTCGGCCGTCGCCGAACTCAACCGCTCGGGCAGCCGCCCGGAAACCGCTGCGTCCGGCGAAGAGGTTGAGCGACTCCGTCAGCTGCTGCAGCGTGGCGATCCGCAGGCGCAGCGCCTGATCGACGACCGAGACCGCAACCCGATGATCGGTGGTTCGGACGGTCTCGATGACAGCGCGTGGGGCGAGGATCGTCCGTACTCCGTCCACTTCGCAGACCGCGTCGACCGGCGGGCGGGCGGCGTGCTGGCACACCGCGCCGTCGGACCGGCCGGCGCCGCGCATCCTGGTGACATGGACTCGGCGAAGATCCAGCTCCGCGATCCGCACACCGTGCAGCAGCACTGCGGACTGATGGCTCACCACAGCACGTCCGCACAGCCGGTGAGAGACCGCTCGCGTCCGCAGCCCATGAAGCCAGACGGCCTGCTCCCACGGCGGCATAGCCTCGTACGCGATGCCGCGTACGGCGTACGCGCCGCGAGTGACCCGGACCCACTCGCCGGTCGCGACGTACCTGCGCAGATCCGCATCGGAGTACCCCGCCGACACCGCATCCCGCCGCGAGAACCATCCGCCACGCCGCGCGGCCACCAACTCCAGCTTGAGATTCATACCCCAGAAGATGCCGACTTCGCGCCCGCGCCTGCCGCCTGGCTCTACACCTGTGGACAACCGCCGGTGGCGGGTTGTGTTGCCGCTGGCCTGCTGCAACGGGTCAGCGGTGAAAGAAGGCGACAGCGACCTCAGTAATCTGGCCCGTATGGGTGATGGTGTTGAGGTCGGGCGGCCGACTCGGGAGCGGGCTGCTGTGGGGGAGGACGGGAGGTCGCGGGATCGGAAGCGGCCGGCGGTGCCGGATCCGCTGCCGATGAGTGTGGTGGACGCGCATTGTCATCTCGACATCGCCGACGGCGAGGACGGCGACTGGCTGAGTCCGGCGGAGGCGATCAAGCTGGCGTCCTCGGTCGGGGTGACGCGGATCGTGCAGGTGGGCTGCGACCTGCCCGGCGCGGTCTGGGCCGTCGAGGCCGCCGCGCAGTACCCGAACCTGGTCGCCGGCGTGGCGCTGCACCCGAACGAGGCGCCGAAGCTGAAGGCGGCCGGTGAGCTGGACAGTGCGCTGGCCGAGATCGAGCGGCTGGCGTCGAGCAGCGACAAGGTCCGCGTGATCGGCGAGACCGGGCTCGACTATTTCCGCACCGGCGAGGACGGGCAGGCCGCGCAGCACGAGTCGTTCGCCGCGCACATCGAGCTCGCGAAGCGGCTGGACAAGACGCTGATGATCCACGACCGGGACGCGCACGACGACATCCTGCGGATCCTGGACCGCGAGGGCGTCCCGGACCGGGTCGTGATGCACTGCTTCTCCGGCGACACCGAGTTCGCCCGCGAGTGCGTGCAGCGCGGCGCGTTCCTGAGCTTCGCCGGCGTCGTCACCTTCAAGAACGCCCAGTCCCTGCGCGACGCCCTGGCCGTCACCCCGCTCGACCGCATCCTCGTCGAGACCGACGCCCCGTACCTCACCCCGTCGCCGTACCGCGGCAAACCGAACGCGTCGTACCTGATCCCGCACACCGTCCGCAAGATGGCCGACGTCCTCAACATCTCCGTCCCCGAACTCTGCACCGCCCTGAACGCCAACGCCGACCGAGCCTTCGGAGGAGCCTGGTAGTCGCTACGGTGAACCTGTGGATTTCGAGACGTTCGACGCGCGACTGCTGGAGCTCGCCGACGCGCTGCAGGGTGCCGACGAGGCAACCGTCGCCGCCGAGATCGACCGGTTGACGGTGCTGGCCCAGCAGGTCGAGGACGAGCGGTCGCGCCGGTTGGCCTTGATCCGCGTTCAGAAGCTGCCCGAACTGATCAACGGGCCGCGTCCGGGCAGCAGCCCGCAGTTCCGGCGCGCCTCCACCCTCGTGGCCCAGGTGATCAGCGGCACGGGCACACCGGCGGAGCGGATCGCGCACGCCGAGCGCGCGAAGGCCGAGATCGCGGAGCTGTCCGCGCAGGCGCCGCCGCGGGAGTCCCTGACGATCCTGCGGATGAACTCGGCACTGGTCCGGCTGGTCGATCGCCTGCAGAGCGGATCGTGACCGAGGACGACGTCGAGATCTCGCCACGGTCGTGGCAGTACCGGCTGGTGGCCGCGGTCGTGGCCGCGGTCGAGCGGCGAGCCGGCGGCGCCGACGGCCGGCGGACCCGATGGACCGGAGAGCTGGCCGCGGAGACGGACCCGGAAGATCTCGGCGGCGCGTTCGCGGACGGCAGCCTGTCGGTGTCCGTCGCTCACGTCCTCGAGCCCTTACGCAAGGCCAGGGATCTCGATCGGCCGTTGATCGACGACGAGGCGTGGCAGCTCCGTCAGGCGATGGCGACGCTGGCGCACGAAGCCGCACATCTGATGACCCCGGTCGCCGACAGGTCGGCACCGGACGCGTATCCGTACGACGACGCGGCCACGGCGTACGACGAGGGCCTCGTCGAGCACTGGACGCACCGCAACCTCGACAGCGTCATCAGCGAGGTCTTCACGGAGGCCGGGTTGGACAGCGCCGCGGAGGCGGTCCTGGCGCAGCCGGGTTTCGACGCCTATCCCGCGTACACGCCCGCCGCCCGCCACCTGAACGAGGCCCTGGCGGAGCGGAGCGGCCTGACCGGCGACGAGGTCACCCAGAAGTTGTTGTGTGTCGACGAGCGGCAACGCTGGAACGTCGCGGTCGACCTGGTGATCGCCGAGCAGCTGGCGCTGATGCCCGAGGAAGACCGCGCGGAGGTGCGCAGACAGTTGGTCGCTCCACTCCGCGAGTCGCTGTCCGGACTCGGCGCTGTCGAGGACGACGACTCGCTGGAGAGCGAGCAGCAGTCCGACGAGGCCGTCAAGGCAGCTCAGAACGCGATCGCCGGGCTGGACAGGCAGCTCGAAACCCTTGCGCGCAAGTACCAACCGCGGCTCTCGCCGGACCTTCAGCGGCTGCAGGCCGTCACGAGCGGACAGGCCCCGGCGACCGGTGCTGTCCGAGGCGCGGTGGCTGTCACGGAGCATGCGGCAGCACGGCCGCACGACGGTTCCCGTGGGCAGCAGGCCGAACCGCGGCCCGGTCCGCAAGCGCCCGGTCTCGGCTGAGTCGGTAGCTGATAGACAGGCCGCATGGAGTTCGGTGAGGTCGTGCGGCGGCGGCGGATGGTGCGGAACTATGACCCGGACCGGCCGGTGGCGGACGAGGTGCGGGAGCGGATCCTGGAGAACGGGTTGCGGGCGCCGTCGGGTGGGTTCTCGCAGGGGTGGGCGTTCCTGACGCTGGAGGGGGACGACCGGGAGCGGTACTGGCGGATCGCGGCCGAGAATCCGGACGAGAAGTATGTTGAATGGGTCACAGGGCTGCGGCGCGCACCGCTGCTGATTCTCGCCTTCGCGCACAAGGACGCGTACCTCGATCGATACGCCGAACCGGACAAGGGCCGGACCGATCGCGACGAGCGCCGCTGGGCCGCGCCGTACTGGTACGTCGACACCGGGATGGCGGTACTGCTGATGCTGCAGACGGTGGTCGACGAAGGCCTGGGAGCCTGCTTTTTCGGGGCTCCCGCGGCCAAAGTGGGCCGGTTGCTCGAGGAGTTCGGCGTACCGGACGGGTTCGATCTGGTCGGGGTGCTGTCGGTCGGTCACCGGGCCCCGGACAGGCGCTCGCCGTCGCTGAAACGGGGGCGCCGGACGACCGCGGAAGTGGTGCATCGGGGGCACTGGGGCCGTCACGCCGTGTGAAGGCCCCGTTACACCTTTTTGCGACGCGCCGAACAGGGGATTGGCACTTCCGCGTCTTCTTCGTTATGGTCCCGTGATGTTGGCCGGGATCGGGGAAGATTCCGGACAGCACGCCCCTCGGCGTTGACCAGTGGCTCCGTGCACCCAGTACGGCGTCTCCGGCCGGTGCCTGTGCTGTCCCACCCCGTGCCCGGGTAGCTCTACCTGGGAGCGTTAGTGCGTAAGTCCATCATCGCGGCCGTCGGTGCGACGGCTGCGTTTGCCGTCGCGGGCGGCTCCGTGGCCTATGCCACGAAGAGCAAGACGGTCAGTCTCTCCGTCGACGGCGAGGTGCGGAAGGTGCACACCTTCGGCTCCACCGTGGCAGACGCCCTGAAGGCCGAGAAAGTTCAGCTCGGTGCGCACGACGTGGTCGCGCCCGGCCTGGACTCCAAGCTGAAGGACGGCCAGGAGATCGCGGTGCAGTACGGCCGCCAGCTGACCGTCATCGCCGACGGCACCAAGAAGGCCTACTGGACCACGGCCGACAGCGTCCACGAGGCGCTCGCCGACCTGGGCCTGCGGTACGAGGGCGCCCAGCTGTCCACCAGCCGGAGCGCCGAGCTCGGCCGGGAGGGCCTGGAGCTCGTCGTCACCACCCCGAAGACCGTGCAGATCGTGCACCAGGGCAAGACCGTGACGATCAAGTCGCTGGCCGGCACCGTCGGTCAGGCCCTGACCCAGGCGAAGATCCGCTGGGACGCCGACGACCGGATCACCCCGGCCGCCGCCACTCCGCTGAAGCTCGGCGTGAACAAGGTCGGCTACGTGCAGGTCGTGCAGAAGTCGGTCACCAAGACCCTGAGCATCGAGCACGGCACCGACGAGACCAAGTCGGCGACGCTGCTCGAGGGCACCAAGAAGACCACGACCAAGGGCACCGACGGCTCGAAGACCGTCACGTACCTGTACACCTACCTGGACGGCAAGCTGAGCGCCACCAAGGTGGTCGGGTCGAAGGTCGTCACCCAGCCGGTCGACGAGCAGATCGTCGTCGGGACCAAGCCGAAGCCGGAGGAGACGCCGACCGAGACCACCACCTCGGAGACGGACGTGCCGGCCACCGGTAACACCAGCGCCTGGGACCGGATCGCCGAGTGCGAGTCCGGCGGCAACTGGGCGACGAACACCGGCAACGGGTACTACGGCGGCCTGCAGTTCAGCCACCAGACCTGGGTCGCGTACGGCGGCGACGCCTACGCGGAGAACGCCCACCTGGCCAGCAAGGCGCAGCAGATCGCGATCGCCGAGAAGGTCCGGGCGGCCCGCGGCGGCTACGGCGACTGGCCCGTCTGCGGCAAGCGCGCCTGAGTGCTGGTTCAAGCAAGTGCAAGACTGACGAGGTGACCTCGTCCGATTCATCCACCTCCGCCGGACCGAGACTTCTCGGTCCGGCGGAAGTGCGTTCACTGGCCGCCGCGCTCGGCGTCCGCCCGACCAAGCAGCGCGGGCAGAACTTCGTCATCGACCCGAACACGGTCCGCCGGATCGTCCGCGCCGCCGGACTCTCCGAGGCCGGTGAGACCGTGCTGGAGATCGGCCCGGGCCTCGGCTCGCTGACGCTGGCGCTGCTCGCGGACGGGCACCGGGTGACCGCGGTCGAGATCGACCCGCTGCTGGCGCGGGCGCTGCCGTCGACCGTCGCGACGTACGCCCCGGAGCAGGCGTCCCGGCTGACGGTGGTCGAGGCGGACGCGATGGACGTCGGCCCGGCGGAGATCGGTACGCCGACCGCGTGCGTGGCCAACCTGCCGTACAACGTCGCCGTCCCCGTGCTGCTGCACCTGCTCGAGGTCTCGGACTCGCTGCGGCACGGGCTGGTGATGGTGCAGTCCGAGGTCGCGGACCGGCTGGCCGCCGCGCCCGGCTCGCGGACGTACGGCGTACCGTCCGCGAAGGCCGCCTGGTACGCCGACGTCCGGCGCGCCGGGCCGATCGGACGGAACGTGTTCTGGCCGGCGCCGAACGTGGACTCCGGGCTGGTCGCCTTCGAGCGCCGCGACCCGCCGGTCACCGAGGCGAGCCGCGAGGAGGTGTTCGCGGTGATCGAGGCCGCGTTCTCGCAGCGCCGCAAGACGATCCGCTCCGCGCTGGCGCGCTGGATGCCGGACCGTTCGCGCCTGGACGCGGTGCTGGACGCGACCGGGATCGACCCGCAATTGCGCGGCGAGATGCTGGGGATCACAGAGTTCGCCGCCCTCGCCGGTGCGGCGCGGACTGTGTGAGGCACTAGCCTGTCCGACGTGCCACCTTCTGCTGAGGTCACGGTGCGGGCGCCGGCCAAGATCAATCTCGGTCTGTCGGTCGGGCCGCCACGTCCGGACGGCTTCCACCCGGTCGCCACGGTGTACCAGGCCGTCGCCCTGTACGACGACGTGACCGCGGTACTGCGGGCCGACGACGGCGAGGTCTCCGTCGAGGTGGCCGGCGACTTCGCGGACGACGTACCGACCGACGGGACGAACCTCGCGGTCCGGGCGGCGAAGCTGCTGCAGGCGGAGTACGACGTCGACGAAGGCGTCGACCTGACGATCCGCAAGACGATCCCGGTCGCGGGCGGGATGGCCGGCGGGTCGACCGACGCGGCCGCGACGCTGGTGGCGTGCAACCGGTTGTGGGGGCTGCGGCTGACCCAGACCGAGCTGCAGCACCACGCGGGGGAGCTGGGCAGCGACGTACCGTTCTGCCTGGTCGGTCACACGGCGCTCGGCCAGGGGCGCGGCGAGCAGGTCACCGAGGTGATGTCCCGCGGCACGTTCCACTGGGTGTTCGCGATCGCCGACGGCGGGCTGTCCACGCCGGAGGTCTACCGCGAGCTGGACCGGATGCGGCCGTTGCGCCGCGTCGAGCCGCCGCAGGTCCGCCCGGAGCTGATGTCGGCGCTGCTGTCCGGCCAGCCGGGGGCGCTCGCGGTTGCCCTCAGCAATGACCTCCAAGCGGCCGCGCTGGCGCTCCGGCCGGAGCTCGGCGACACGCTCCAGTTCGGCCTCGAGCACGGCGCGCTGGCCGCGCAGGTCTCCGGCTCCGGCCCGACCTGCCTGTTCCTCGCCGCCGACAGCCGCAGCGCCGTCGACCTGGCCGTCGACCTCGCCGAGTCCGGCCTCTGCCGCATGGTCCGCCAGGCCGAGGGCCCCGTCCCCGGCGCCCGCATCCTCCCCGCGATCGTCAGCCGGTAGTACACTTAGCTAAGTGGACTAAGGAGGATCCGTGAGCGAGCTCGCGCAGTACAACATCCACGAGGCGAAGACGCAGCTGTCACGCATCATCGACCGTGTGGAACACGGCGAGATCGTGGTCATCAGCCGTGCTGGGCATCCGGTCGCCAAGGTTGTGCCGCTGGCCGACGTGCGGCGCCGGACGGGCCGTGGCTCACTGGCCGACCGGATCAGCTACACCGACGACTGGGACTCGCCCGAGACAAACGCCGAGATCGCTGCCGACTTCGGCCTGTCGTCGTGAGCGGGCTGCCGGGCGCTGCGCGGCTCTTGCTGGACACACATGTCCTGCTCTGGTGGTTGCAGGACACCGACGACCTCTCGAATGAGCTGAAGGAGCGGATCGATACCGAGCTCGAGGTGTACGTCAGTGCGGCAACCATCTGGGAGCTGTCGAGCAAGGCGGCGTCCGGCAAGATCGACCTGCCCGACGACCTCGGTGGCGTGGTCGAGGACAGCGGCCTGAGCGAACTGCCGATCCGGACGTCGCACGCCGAGTTGGCCGGGCGGTTGCCGGCGATCCATCGGGACCCGTTCGATCGGATGCTGGTGGCTCAGGCTCTCGTCGAGAGGTTGACGCTAGTGACGCGTGACAGGCTCATCCAGAAGTACGACGTACCCGTCCTCGAAGCCTGAAAATCCGTTCGTCACCGGCGCCGGCCGGTGCTAGCGTCGCGAGCGAGACCCGTCATCGTCAGACAGGAGACCGGGATGCGCCGCGGATCGATCGACCTCATTGGTACTGATCGTTTCGACGCATTCGCGAGGACTCTTGAACTCCCTGACGATGGGCATTGTGGCGCATGTCGACGCCGGTAAGACCAGCCTGACCGAGCGGCTGCTGTACGCGGCCGGGGTCGTCGACCGGGTCGGCCGGGTCGACGACGGGAACACCCGGACCGACTCGATGGACCTCGAGCGGAAACGCGGGATCACGATCCGCTCGGCGGTGGTGTCGTTCACGCTCGGCGACCTGCCGGTCAACCTGATCGACACCCCGGGGCACTCGGACTTCATCGCCGAGGTCGAGCGGGCGCTGTCCGTGCTGGACGGCGCCGTGCTGGTGATCTCCGCGGTCGAGGGCGTGCAGCCGCAGACGCGGTTGCTGATGCGCACACTCGACCGGCTGCGGATCCCGACGCTGCTGTTCGTGAACAAGATCGACCGGGTCGGAGCGCGGTACGACGACCTGCTCGCGGACATCCGGCGGTTGCTGACGCCGGCCGCGGTGCCGATGGCGTCGGTCGCGGAGCTCGGCACCCGCGCCGCCTCGGTGGAACTGCTCGACGTACGACGTGCCGAGCTCGGCGAGCTGCTTGCCGAGCGCAACGACGCGTTCCTGGAGCGGTACCTCGAGGACGCGGACGTCGACCACGCGGGCGAGCTGTGCCGGCAGGTCGCGCGGTCCGCCGTACATCCGGTGTACTTCGGCTCCGCGATGACCGGGGTGGGTGTCCCGGAGCTGATCGGGGGCATCCGCACGTGGTTGCCGCGGGCAACCGGATCGCCGGACGACGAGCTGCGGGCGCGGGTGTTCAAGGTCGAGCGTGTCGACGCCGGCCAGAAGCTCGCCTCGGCGCGGATCCTCAGCGGGACGCTCGCGGCGCGCACCCCGGTCGCGGTGCATCCGGTCGACGGTCCGCAGTACCAGACCCGGCCGAGCGGGATCGAGGTGTACGGCGACGGCGCCCGGCGGCCGGCGGATCGCGTCGAGGCCGGGCAGATCGTGGCGCTACGCGGGCTGAAGAGCATCCGGATCGGCGACCAGCTCGGCGTCCGGACGCAGCAGGTCGGGCAGCTGTTCGCGCCGCCGACGCTGGAGACCGTGGTGAGTGCGCGGGACCGGGTCAGGCTGTTCCAGGCGCTGACGCAGCTCGCCGAGCAGGATCCGCTGATCCGGGTCCGGAAGGCGGACGACATCACGGTCAGCCTCTACGGCGAGGTGCAGAAGGAGGTGATCGCGTCGCTGCTCGCGTCGGAGTACGGCGTCGAGGTCACCTTCAGCGAGACGACGCCGATCCACGTCGAACGGCTCGACGGTGTGGGTGCGGCGGTCCGGACGATGGCGGACAGCCTGTGGACGGCCGGGGTCGGGTTCCGCGTCTCACCGGTTGCCGAGGGCATCGAGTACGTCTTGGAGGTGGAGCTCGGGGCGTTGCCGCGGGCGTTCCACACCGCGATCGAGGAAACGGTCCGCCAGACGCTGCACCAAGGGCTGTGCGGGTGGGAGATCCCGGCCGTCCGGGTCGAGCTCACGCACACGGAGTACGACAGCGCCGGCACTGTCGCCGCCGACTTCCGCCGCCTGGTGCCGCTGGTCCTGATGCAGGCGGTCGCCGAGGCCGGTACGACGGTCCTGGAGCCGCTGAACCACTTCGAACTGGACGTCCCGACCGACACGGTGTCGCGCATCCTGGCCCACGTCGCCGAACACCGCGGCGTTGTCACCCAGGCCACGCAGACCCACGTCGAAGGCACGATCCCGGCCGCCACCACGCACGCCTTCGAGTCCCACCTCCCCACCCTCACCCGGGGCGAGGCCGTCCTCACCACCACGTTCCACTCCCACCAGCCCGTCGCGGGCCCACCGCCGACCCGCCCCCGAACCGACGGCAACCCCCTCAACGAAAAGCAGTACCTCCTGCACCTCAATCGAAGCGTTTGAGGATGGTGTGGATCTCGGCGAGGGTGTCGTGGCAGTCGGGCGTCTGGGCGGTGATGGAGAGCAGTTCGCGGAGGTGGAGGAGGGGGAGGCGGTCGCGCCAGCCCGGGGTGAGGGGATGGATCTCCTCGTACGCCTCGAACAGGACGTCGGACACCTGGTCGTAGATGAGGAACGTGGCGAGCTCTGCCTCGGGCCAGCCGTAGTACACGGCCGGGTCGATCAGCGCCGGGGCGCCGGTAGGGCTGGGCAGCAGGTTGCCGTGCCAGAGGTCGCCGTGGAGCAACGACGGTGGCTGCGGCGGGATCAGTTCGGTGAGGCGGCCGGCGACGCGTTCCAGGCGGTGGCGGTCGGCGTCGGGGAGCTGACGGTGGCAGAGCGGCTCCTCCAGGAACCGGAGCAGCCGGTGCTCGGCGAAGAACGCGTGACCGTCCGTGGTCCACGGGTTCCGCTGCGGAAGGACGCCGAGGTAGTTGTCCCGGTCGTACCCGAACTTGTCCGCCCGCTGCAGGTGCTGCAGCGCCAGCGCCCGCCCGGCGTCCTCCCAGTACGTCGGCGACGGTTCCGCCGTACCGAGGTCCGACAGCACGATGAAGTGCGGCGTGACCCGCAGCACCTCGGGTACGGCGAACCCGCCGGGTCGCCGGAGCGCCTCGAGGCCCTCGGCCTCCAGCGCGTACAGGTCCGGCGGGAGGTCGTCCTGCGTCTTGACGACCACCGACCGGCCCAGCGTGGTCCGCACGCGGTACGTCCTGCTGGCGTACCCGCCCTCCAGCGGATCGGCGGCGACCGGGTCGCCCAGGGACAGGCCTTCGAGCCAGGCGGGATTCAACACCTGGACGATCCTGGCACCATCCGGGTCAGGGTGCCGCCGTCAGCTACCCTGGGGCGCGTTATGGCCCCACCTAACTTGGTCAATCTGGAAGCTGTTTCGAAGGGCTTCGGGACCCGCACACTGCTCGACTCGGTCAGTCTCGGCGTAGGCCGTGGTGAGCGCATCGGCGTGGTCGGGCGCAACGGCGACGGCAAGTCGACGCTCCTGCAGGTCCTGGCCCGGCGCGAGGAGCCGGACAGCGGCCGGATCACACACAACCGCGACCTGCGACTCGGGTACCTCGGCCAGGCCGATGACCTCGACCCCGGACAGACCGTGCTGCACGCGGTGCTCGGCGACGTCGAGACCTACACCTGGGCGGCCGACCCGCGGGCGCGC containing:
- a CDS encoding fructosamine kinase family protein, translated to MLNPAWLEGLSLGDPVAADPLEGGYASRTYRVRTTLGRSVVVKTQDDLPPDLYALEAEGLEALRRPGGFAVPEVLRVTPHFIVLSDLGTAEPSPTYWEDAGRALALQHLQRADKFGYDRDNYLGVLPQRNPWTTDGHAFFAEHRLLRFLEEPLCHRQLPDADRHRLERVAGRLTELIPPQPPSLLHGDLWHGNLLPSPTGAPALIDPAVYYGWPEAELATFLIYDQVSDVLFEAYEEIHPLTPGWRDRLPLLHLRELLSITAQTPDCHDTLAEIHTILKRFD